The nucleotide sequence TTCCCCCACCGGTGCCATCAAGGTGATGACACATGCGATGATGGGCGCCGCGCTGGGACTGCTCTTTGGCCTGATCCTCATACTGGCGAATCCAGCGGTAGCCACCCTGCTCAACAATGGTGGAAGTCCGGCGATTTTCGGCTTCGTCATCACGCTGGTGACGACATTTGCGATCGGCGCAGCCCTGACGGGAGCCGTGTTCATTCTCGTCGAGGACAAGGAATTTTGAAGCGCACGTGGAGGGTGCGAACGCGCTTTGATCGGAACTCTTGCGAAGTGCGGAGGTTGGCTGCCTGCGTCAATCTAACTCAGGGAGTTCCCACGCATGAAGACGACCAAGCTCGCTCTCGCCGTGATGTTGGCAACCGGCCTCGCCGCCGCGCCGTTCGCAGCGCAGGCCAAGTCGCACAAGGCCAAACATCAATCGTCGACGACGTCATCGCAGACGACGGGCGCCAACATGAAGTCCAAGGGTGGCGACGTCTCCGGCCAAGGCGGTTCTGGTCCTGGATCCGACCAAGGCGGCACCATGACGAACAAGGGCATGAGCAACACCAAGTAAGCTCCTGCCGGAAAGACACGCAAAAGCCCCGCGATGACGCGGGGCTTTCCCGTTGAGCAATCAGCCGGTCTGCATCTCAAGCGGCGCTGCGCTGGAAATCGCGGATGGAGCCATCGTTCCCAATCGGGCGCGCACATGGATGTGCAGGAGTTCTCAGCGCCACATCGTCGGCGCTGCGGTCAGAGCATCCCGACCGGCCTGCCTCAAATCCTCCGGCGAGCAACGATCGCTTTGCACGGCTTCGCGCAGTTTCGCGGCGACGCGCTCGCGCGTCGCGATCGCGGAGAGCGGTACGTCGGCGCAGACCTCGTCGAGAACGGCCTGCAGCAGAGATGTCAGTTCGGCATCCGGCATCAGCGAACTCCGACGTGTCGCGTTGCGCGCACGCTTTAGCTGCTTCGGATGTCCGTGATGTTAAGCCGGGCGCCTTTCGGGATTTGTCTTGACGAGCTGATCGAGCTGCGCCCGCTTGCGCGAGATCAGGAGCTGGGCCGCCGCATGGTCCAGGCCCTCGCGCTGCAATTGGCGGACAGCGGAGCCCAGTTCGAGAATCTCCGCGCGCAGTTTCAGAATCCGGTACGTGTCCGGGTCTTCGTCCATTGCGCGCCTCCAAAGTCTCAACGGCGCGCAATCGCGCGTGCCGCTTTACCATCCTTCATCGGGCGGTGACGCATTCGGTTGGCAAGGTCGGGCAAGACATCTCCGCCGCCGGCCGCCTTCCACTCGCTGATCAAGAGATTGATCTTCCGCCGTAAGCCGATCTGCTCCAGCGCCCGTTCAGTGCAATCGCGATCGCGATTAAGGAGCTCGCGAACGGACGCCTCAACATCGGCCATCTTCAGCCTCAAGGCACTGATTTTACGTCGAATTTCATTAATTCTGTTGTCCACGGCTTGTTAGAACAAAATAAGAACATATAGTCAAGTCACGATTCAGGACGGAGAATGGACATGCAGCTTCAAGGTAAATACGACGCCAAGATCTTTCTCACGGAGCAGATGACGCGGGCTCAGGGGCTCAAGCTGAAACGGCTGAGCGAAGAGGCCTACCAGCCCGCACAATATGCGCGGGACCTCTCGTTCGCCGAAGCCGCACGACGCATTCACGCGCTGGAGGCGGAGATCGAGCTGGCGAATTCGTTCTAGGCCGCTGCGCTTGTAGACGCTTTACGCACGCTTTCGGAACCAATGTCTGCCGCGAACGGTTCTCCCTCTGCCGAAGGAGGACATTCATGGCACGCAAGGCAAAGAAACGGCGCTATTCGCGCAGCTCCGGCCAAGACGTCGAAAGTGAGGTGCGACGCTACAAGAAGGGTACCGCGAAGAGCGGCCGCGGCGGTCGTGGCGGACGCGTGAAGAGCCGCAAGCAGGCGATCGCAATCGGACTCTCGAAGGCGCGCAAGAAGGGCAAGAAGGTCCCGAAGAAGAAGACCACGAGGAAGACATCGAAGACGCGGAAGTCGTCAAAGAAGAAGCGCTCACGCTAAGACGAGATTCGGCAAGGCGCGTGAGCAGCGCGCCCCTCGCCCAAGATCGACAATCCTTCAGATCAATCGCTCAGATCACGCTGTCAGATCATGCTGCCCGGCATGAAGCAGCGAATCGAGATGCCGAATGCAGTCTTGACCGGCCACACCATGGTGCGACCGGCGAGGTTTGGCTCGGTGATCACGGCCTCGTCCGGCACCTCGACCCATTGCCCCTCGAGCCGCACCCGATAGTGTCCGTTGTGCGATTCCCAGTCGGGGTCGGCGACGGCGACACCATCGGCATCCGAACAACAGGGACCGAGATGGCTGCGCAAGCTGTCAAACCACGGCTTGAGCGGAGAATCGGTGTAGCGGCCATCGTCGCGGCTCAGCGCGCCGTGGGTACTGAGCACCACCAGCGCGATCAGCAGCGCGCCCCTGCCGAAGCCCCGCAATCGATCCATTGTCGGCACCGATCTATGTAGAAGTCCGGTTCCACAAAGCGGCAGTTCGACCGAAGTTCCGCTGCAGAACCGTCGTTCGCCCGCGAGCCGCGGTCGCAGCTCGCATCATCGCTCAAGTCAACGTGCTGTTTTGGGCGGAACCCTGTCTGAGGGGTTCCGTTAACGCGAATGTTATCGGTCCGCGCCGCCTTGCCCCGGAATTTCGACCCTGCGCCACGTCCATCACCGAGCAGGACGAATACGAAAGAGGCGGCCGTCCGGCCGCCTCCTCTTTACGATCGGATTCGTTCAGGCGAGCGGCACGGCGACAAATCGCGTGGCGTCGGCGCTCTTCACCTGCAGCAGCACACTGCGCTTGCCGGACGACTTCGCCTGCATCAGCTCCGAGCGGACGTCGCCGACATTGGCGACGGCCTTGCCGCCGACATTGAGAATGATGTCGCCGGTCTGGATTCCGCGCTGCGCCGCCGGCCCCTGCGGGTCAACCTCGGTGACGACAACGCCCTTCTGGCCTGCACCCTGCACGTCGCCGGCCGGCGCCAGGCTGAGGCCAAGGCGCGGCGTGCCGGCATTCGGCTGGGCCTTGCCTTCATCAGCTTTGTCGTTTCCGTTGGCCTGCCGCTCGTTCGGCAGCGCGCCGAGCGCGAGCGTCACCGTCTTGCTCTCGCCCTTATGCCAGACGTCGAGCTTCACCGAGCTGCCTGGCGCCATCGTGCCGATGGTACGGGCGAGGTCACGGGAGTCCTTGACCGCAGTGCCGTTGACGGCGGTGATGACGTCGCCCGCCTCGATGCCGGCCTTCGCCGCGGGGCTGCCGTCCTGCGGATTGTCGACAATGGCGCCGCTCGCCTCCTTCAGGCCAAGACTGTCGGCGATATCAGCGGTCACCGGCTGCACCTGCACGCCGAGCCAGCCGCGGGTGACCGCGCCCTTGTCCTTGAGCTGGGCGACGACGAGCTTTGCGGTCGCCGCCGGAATGTCGAAGCCGATGCCGACCGAGCCGCCGGAGGGCGAGAAGATCGCAGTGTTCACGCCGATCACGTTGCCGTTCATGTCGAAGGCCGGACCGCCGGAATTGCCCTTGTTGATGGGCGCGTCGATCTGGATGAAGTCGTCATAGGGGCCGTTGCCGATGTCGCGGCCGCTTGCGGAGACGATGCCAGCGGTCACCGTGCCACCAAGGCCGAAGGGATTGCCGACCGCGACCACCCAGTCACCGATCCGCGGCTTCTGGTCGGAGAATTTGACGAACGGAAAGTCCCTCTTGCCCTCGACCTTGATCAGCGCAAGATCGGTCTTCGGATCGGTGCCGACCACCTTCGCGGTGTAGATCGTGCCGTCATCGGTGGTCACCTGCACGGACTCGGCATGGTCGACGACGTGGTTGTTGGTCACGGCATAGCCGTCAGCCGAGATGAAGAAGCCGGAGCCCTCGCCTGTGATCATCTGGTGGCGCTGGTGCGGCATGCCATTCATCCCATTGGGGAAACGGAAGCCGAACTGTCGCGAGAACTGGTCGAACGGCGTATCCTCGTCGGACTGCATCCGGTTCTGCTGCAGCATCGCGCTCTTGTCGTTGTCCTGGTCGATCTTCACCCGCACCGAGATCACGGCGGGCTTCACCTTGGCAACGAGATCGGCGAAGCCGGTTGGCGTCGCGGCCGTCTCCGCGGCCTGCGCCGGCGCAATCAAGGAAGCATGAAAGAAAGACGTGCCCGGAGCCGTGGCCAGCACGGCAAGGCCCAGCGCGCCTACAGTGCCGAGCAAGGCGAGCCGGCGCGGCCGGAGAATGGTACGGGTTTTGGTGCCGAAATTGACGGGATCGTTCATGTCGAAATGTCCATGTTGGAAGATGTCGCCTTGCATCCAACATGGACGCCGCAACCTTACGACGTCCCGTCCACGCGATTAAATCTTGGCAAAGAACGTGCGACCGGGAGCCGCGCGCTACCGTTTCGCGATCAGACCCCCTTGTCGTTCGGCTTGGCGACCGCATCCTTGAGCGAAGCCGGCATGGGGAAGTTCAGGTTCACGTTCTTGGGTGGAATGGGTTTCGTGAACCATTTCCCGTAGAGCTCCGCGAACTGATTGCTCTTCATCATGGCGACCAGCGCCCGGTCGACCAGCCCCTTGAACTCCGGATCGTCCCTGCGGATGATCAGCCCGTAAGGCTCGGTGCGAAGGCTGTCGTCGATGATCCGCCAGTTGTCGGGAGTCTGGCTGTTGGCGATGAGCCCGGCGAGCAGGATGTCATCCATGACAAATGCCTCGCTGCGTCCGCTCGTCAACGCGAGGAAGGATGCCGCGTGGTCGGGAGAGAGGACCTGCTTGACCTGGAAATTCTTCTCCTGTCCACGCGCCAGCAACAGGCCGATCGACGTTGATCCGGTGGTCAGCGAGACAGGCTTGTCGTTCAAGTTCTCGAAGGTCTTGACGGGAGAGTCCTTTCTGACCACCGCGCGAATGCTCGAGACGAAGATGGTGTTACTGAAGGCCACCACTTTCTGGCGCTCCAATGTGTTGGTCGCCGGACCGCAGACAATGTCGATGGTCCCGTTCTGGATCAGCGGAATCTGGGTGCTGAGCTGGATCGGCTGAAACCTGGTCTGAAGCGTCGGAAGCTTGAGCTCTTCCTTCACGGCATCGACGATCCGTGCACAGAGGTCCATCGCAAAGCCGACGGGTTTCTGGTTGTCGTCGAGATAGGAAAAGGGGACCGAGACGTCGCGATGGCCGAGCCGGATTTCCCCGGCGTCCCGGATCTTGGCGAGCGTACCACCGGGAGATTGGGCGTGGGCGGGGACGGCAACCGCGGTTGCTAAGATGAAAGAATAAATCAGTCCCTTCATGGCCTTACTCCCTGACGGATATAATATCGGCATATTTTATACACACGATTGCATAATCTGCCAAATAATTTTATACAATATATAGTCCCGAGGCAGTGGAAGAGACGCCGGATGAGATCAGCAGAAGCTGCAAGACAACGAGGTCACGGCTCGACGCCCGATGCTGTCCGCGAGGCCTTGCGGCGCGCGATCAGCGCAGGCGAGCTCGCTCCCGGCTTTCAGCTCAGGCAGGACGAATTGGCCGAGCGGTTTGGCACCAGCCGCATCCCCGTGAGGGAGGCGCTGCGGCAACTGGAAGCGGAAGGCTTCGTGACCTTCCTGCCCAACCGCGGGGCGGTCGTGTCGGATCTGTCCATCGACGAGGTCGTGGAATTGCTCGAGATTCGCATCGCGCTCGAATGTCATGCGCTTCGTCTCGCAATCCCGGCCATGGGTGACATCGATCTCGATGATGCAAAGAGGATCCTTCGTTCCTACGACGAGGAGCCCGACCCGGAGAAATGGGGCGCCTTCAACTGGCGCTTCCACAAGGCGCTCTACGCCCCCTGCAATCGCCCGCGCCTGCTTGCGATGATCGAGGCGAATTACGGCCATGTGAGCCGCTTCACCCGCGCTCTCGTGTCGCGTGCGACCGGCAAGGAGCGTCCCCAGCGCGAACATTACCAGTTGCTCGAACTCTGCCGGGACGGCGAGATTGAGAAGGCCGTGCGCCTCCTCCGCGAGCACATCGTTCAGACGCAAAAGACGCTGCGATCGGCGCAGCGCCATGCGTTGCGGGACGACAAGGCCGAAGCCTGATCCGAAGGTCGGCCGTTCCGTTGAGTTTGAAGGAGAGTGCGTTTGAAAGCGAACGACGTTGAAATTCTCGTCAT is from Bradyrhizobium sp. ISRA430 and encodes:
- a CDS encoding DUF3072 domain-containing protein, which gives rise to MQLQGKYDAKIFLTEQMTRAQGLKLKRLSEEAYQPAQYARDLSFAEAARRIHALEAEIELANSF
- a CDS encoding DUF6496 domain-containing protein; this translates as MARKAKKRRYSRSSGQDVESEVRRYKKGTAKSGRGGRGGRVKSRKQAIAIGLSKARKKGKKVPKKKTTRKTSKTRKSSKKKRSR
- a CDS encoding Do family serine endopeptidase yields the protein MNDPVNFGTKTRTILRPRRLALLGTVGALGLAVLATAPGTSFFHASLIAPAQAAETAATPTGFADLVAKVKPAVISVRVKIDQDNDKSAMLQQNRMQSDEDTPFDQFSRQFGFRFPNGMNGMPHQRHQMITGEGSGFFISADGYAVTNNHVVDHAESVQVTTDDGTIYTAKVVGTDPKTDLALIKVEGKRDFPFVKFSDQKPRIGDWVVAVGNPFGLGGTVTAGIVSASGRDIGNGPYDDFIQIDAPINKGNSGGPAFDMNGNVIGVNTAIFSPSGGSVGIGFDIPAATAKLVVAQLKDKGAVTRGWLGVQVQPVTADIADSLGLKEASGAIVDNPQDGSPAAKAGIEAGDVITAVNGTAVKDSRDLARTIGTMAPGSSVKLDVWHKGESKTVTLALGALPNERQANGNDKADEGKAQPNAGTPRLGLSLAPAGDVQGAGQKGVVVTEVDPQGPAAQRGIQTGDIILNVGGKAVANVGDVRSELMQAKSSGKRSVLLQVKSADATRFVAVPLA
- a CDS encoding transporter substrate-binding domain-containing protein; its protein translation is MKGLIYSFILATAVAVPAHAQSPGGTLAKIRDAGEIRLGHRDVSVPFSYLDDNQKPVGFAMDLCARIVDAVKEELKLPTLQTRFQPIQLSTQIPLIQNGTIDIVCGPATNTLERQKVVAFSNTIFVSSIRAVVRKDSPVKTFENLNDKPVSLTTGSTSIGLLLARGQEKNFQVKQVLSPDHAASFLALTSGRSEAFVMDDILLAGLIANSQTPDNWRIIDDSLRTEPYGLIIRRDDPEFKGLVDRALVAMMKSNQFAELYGKWFTKPIPPKNVNLNFPMPASLKDAVAKPNDKGV
- a CDS encoding GntR family transcriptional regulator — protein: MRSAEAARQRGHGSTPDAVREALRRAISAGELAPGFQLRQDELAERFGTSRIPVREALRQLEAEGFVTFLPNRGAVVSDLSIDEVVELLEIRIALECHALRLAIPAMGDIDLDDAKRILRSYDEEPDPEKWGAFNWRFHKALYAPCNRPRLLAMIEANYGHVSRFTRALVSRATGKERPQREHYQLLELCRDGEIEKAVRLLREHIVQTQKTLRSAQRHALRDDKAEA